In one Haemophilus parainfluenzae genomic region, the following are encoded:
- a CDS encoding ATP-binding protein, translating into MKNFRYFAQRYVDWVIRLGRVRFSLLGIAILAILAICIQILLSTLLSDGIHWSDIARSITFGLFTAPFVIYFFTLLVERLERSRLELSKTLARLEKNSRDKSTLLATISHELRTPLNGIIGLSRILLDDKLTEQQQNYLNTINLSAVSLGHIFSDIIDLDKIDSKRIELNIQPCDFHSLLNDFYNFGTLMAEQKGLKFSLKLDDNLPNWLYLDRARLSQILWNLISNAVKFTDKGDVILRVQKMQDNQYQFSVTDTGAGIAPCELDKIFTMYYQVKDNIHRSAGSGIGLAISKNLAQLMQGDLTVESELEKGSTFYLTIIAEKAQAHDGNAEKAMQHLSILLVEDVELNIVVAKSILEKQGHYVDVAMNGEQAIQLFEKNTYDIVFLDIKLPDMSGFDIAYYLRKNYEEGIYDFLPPLIAFTANVMHSEEEYQNQGMDGVLRKPLSLTELRQCFKTFLGDDIETTSDEEELPQVQEGINISLIELIGKSQAKANVELFKQWMPIYLDELETAYEDYLTNADMQQMVSDVAHKIKGAAASVGLVNIQNIAKQAQDTSLPNWASDIALWIKQLSNEWSQNVAELEAYLEK; encoded by the coding sequence ATGAAAAACTTTAGATATTTTGCGCAACGTTATGTTGATTGGGTTATTCGATTAGGTCGAGTTCGTTTCTCTTTACTTGGTATCGCTATTCTTGCGATTTTAGCTATCTGTATACAAATCTTATTAAGTACGCTTCTTAGTGATGGTATTCACTGGAGTGACATTGCTCGCTCAATCACTTTTGGTTTATTTACTGCGCCTTTTGTTATTTATTTTTTTACACTACTTGTTGAACGACTAGAACGTTCCCGTCTAGAGCTCTCTAAAACACTTGCTCGATTAGAAAAAAATAGTCGTGATAAAAGTACCTTACTGGCAACAATTAGCCATGAGTTACGTACGCCTTTAAATGGGATCATTGGTCTTAGTCGAATTCTATTGGATGATAAATTAACAGAACAACAACAAAATTATCTCAATACAATTAATCTAAGTGCGGTCAGTTTAGGTCATATTTTTAGCGATATTATTGATTTAGATAAGATCGATTCTAAGCGTATTGAATTAAATATTCAGCCTTGCGATTTCCATTCACTACTTAATGATTTCTATAATTTTGGCACCTTGATGGCAGAACAAAAGGGGCTAAAATTCTCTTTAAAGCTGGATGATAATTTACCTAATTGGCTTTATCTCGATCGTGCTCGCCTTAGCCAAATTCTTTGGAATTTAATTAGTAATGCCGTCAAATTCACAGACAAAGGTGACGTTATTTTAAGGGTGCAGAAAATGCAAGATAATCAGTATCAATTTAGTGTTACTGATACGGGGGCAGGAATTGCACCTTGCGAATTAGATAAGATTTTTACCATGTACTATCAGGTTAAAGATAATATTCATCGTTCTGCGGGAAGTGGCATTGGTCTTGCAATTTCTAAGAATTTAGCTCAATTAATGCAAGGGGATTTAACGGTTGAAAGTGAATTGGAAAAAGGTTCAACCTTTTACTTAACGATCATTGCAGAAAAAGCGCAAGCTCATGATGGTAATGCTGAAAAAGCCATGCAGCATCTTTCTATTTTATTAGTAGAAGACGTTGAATTGAATATCGTTGTAGCCAAAAGTATTCTTGAGAAGCAGGGGCATTATGTTGATGTTGCGATGAATGGTGAACAGGCTATCCAATTATTTGAGAAAAATACTTATGATATTGTTTTTCTTGATATTAAGTTACCAGATATGTCAGGTTTTGATATCGCATACTATTTGCGTAAAAACTACGAAGAAGGGATTTACGATTTTCTTCCACCTTTAATTGCCTTTACGGCAAATGTAATGCACAGCGAAGAGGAATATCAAAATCAAGGTATGGATGGTGTGTTACGTAAACCTCTTTCTTTGACGGAATTACGTCAGTGTTTTAAAACCTTTTTAGGTGATGATATCGAGACTACCTCTGATGAAGAAGAGCTCCCTCAAGTTCAAGAAGGTATTAATATTTCACTTATTGAGTTAATTGGAAAATCACAAGCTAAAGCTAATGTAGAGTTATTCAAACAGTGGATGCCAATTTATTTAGATGAATTAGAAACGGCGTATGAAGATTATCTTACAAACGCAGATATGCAACAAATGGTGTCAGATGTGGCACATAAAATAAAAGGCGCTGCAGCATCAGTGGGGCTTGTTAA